In one window of Streptomyces sp. FXJ1.172 DNA:
- a CDS encoding reverse transcriptase/maturase family protein, translating to MQSAGTVLDVIRERGKRGLPLERIYRQLFNRDLYLLAYGRIYRNNGAMTPGVTGETVDGMSILKIDAIIERLRSESYRWTPVKRVYIEKKGDSKKKRPLGLPTWSDKLVAEVVRLLLEAYYDVQFSDRSHGFRSRRGCHTALQEVVKNWTGTRWFIEGDISDCFGSLDHEVMLTILREKIHDGRFVQLIRCMLRAGYLEDWQWNATLSGAPQGGVVSPVLSNIYLDRLDRFVEQELLPDYNRGRQRRHHPEYHRLDARMWRAVARGDKEAARELRLKRRSLPSLDPHDPGFRRLRYVRYADDWLLGFAGPKNEAEEIKSRIKEFLYADLKLSLSEPKTLITHASSQAARFLGYEVKAQRCDTKLTGPRRSANGIIGLFVPQELVRQRCAPYMRNGKPYQRGVLLHDSDFSIVAAYQAEYRGLVQYYLLAQDVSRLSRLRWVMESSMLKTLASKHRTSATRMARKFKAVVATPDGPRTCFEVRVSRGADKKPLVARFGGIPLKRQRMAEVTDKEPLPMTYFGRNELVKRLLADTCEMCGSAERVEVHHIRKLADLNKPGRPARPVWALIMASRRRNTLVVCQACHHEIHAGRAPSSTRRESLESGVLGN from the coding sequence ATGCAGAGTGCTGGAACAGTACTGGACGTCATTCGAGAACGCGGCAAGCGAGGCTTGCCGCTGGAGAGGATCTACAGGCAACTGTTCAACAGGGATCTCTATCTTTTGGCATACGGGCGCATCTACCGGAACAACGGTGCGATGACACCTGGAGTCACAGGAGAGACAGTCGACGGAATGTCGATACTGAAGATCGACGCGATCATCGAGAGACTCCGTTCGGAGTCCTACCGGTGGACGCCAGTCAAGCGGGTCTATATCGAAAAGAAGGGAGACTCGAAGAAGAAGCGCCCGCTTGGTTTGCCGACGTGGTCGGACAAGCTGGTTGCCGAAGTAGTCCGCCTCTTGCTGGAGGCGTACTACGACGTCCAGTTTTCCGACCGATCCCATGGCTTTCGCTCCCGTCGTGGCTGCCACACGGCATTGCAGGAGGTAGTGAAAAACTGGACTGGAACACGGTGGTTCATCGAGGGCGATATCTCTGATTGCTTCGGCAGTTTGGATCACGAGGTCATGCTCACGATCCTCAGGGAGAAGATCCACGATGGCCGATTCGTGCAGCTCATTCGCTGCATGCTTCGTGCGGGGTATCTGGAGGACTGGCAGTGGAACGCCACGCTCAGCGGCGCGCCGCAGGGCGGGGTCGTCTCGCCTGTCCTGTCCAACATCTACCTCGACCGGCTGGACCGGTTCGTTGAACAGGAACTACTGCCGGACTACAACCGAGGAAGGCAGAGGCGGCATCATCCTGAATATCACCGGCTGGATGCCCGAATGTGGCGGGCGGTGGCACGCGGCGACAAGGAAGCAGCGCGAGAACTGCGTCTCAAGCGACGCTCGCTACCGAGCTTAGACCCGCACGACCCGGGATTCCGTCGGCTGCGATACGTCAGGTACGCCGACGACTGGCTACTCGGATTCGCTGGGCCAAAGAACGAAGCCGAAGAGATAAAGTCGCGGATCAAAGAGTTCCTCTACGCTGACCTCAAGCTGAGCCTCTCTGAACCAAAGACTCTCATCACGCACGCCTCCAGCCAGGCGGCGCGCTTCCTCGGCTACGAGGTCAAAGCACAGCGATGCGACACGAAACTCACAGGTCCTCGCCGTTCAGCCAACGGCATCATTGGGCTGTTCGTGCCGCAGGAGTTAGTCCGACAGCGGTGCGCGCCCTACATGCGAAACGGGAAACCTTACCAGCGTGGGGTGCTACTCCACGACAGCGATTTCTCAATCGTTGCTGCATATCAAGCAGAGTACCGGGGTCTCGTTCAGTACTACTTGCTGGCGCAGGATGTCTCACGCCTATCGCGTCTTCGCTGGGTGATGGAGTCATCCATGCTCAAGACACTCGCATCCAAGCACCGAACCTCCGCAACGCGGATGGCTCGGAAATTTAAAGCGGTCGTCGCCACTCCGGACGGTCCGCGAACATGCTTCGAGGTGAGGGTCTCACGAGGCGCCGACAAGAAGCCACTGGTGGCCCGTTTCGGAGGTATCCCTTTGAAGCGGCAGCGCATGGCGGAAGTCACCGACAAGGAGCCGCTGCCTATGACGTATTTCGGAAGGAACGAACTCGTCAAAAGGCTCCTGGCCGACACGTGCGAGATGTGCGGGTCAGCGGAGAGGGTGGAGGTTCACCACATCCGCAAGCTCGCAGACCTGAACAAGCCGGGTCGGCCCGCCCGCCCAGTGTGGGCGCTGATCATGGCGTCACGCAGGCGAAATACCCTGGTGGTCTGTCAAGCGTGTCACCACGAAATTCACGCAGGACGGGCTCCCTCGTCAACTCGAAGAGAATCACTGGAGAGCGGTGTGCTGGGAAACTAG
- a CDS encoding DNA-3-methyladenine glycosylase translates to MPAALRRDRRPAPETLTLGLESPYPSTPRQLLRPWSNARRALGRRGRRIRRPGISTGGSGLTENLTVPGTGGADHEQLRAFDEPGAASAGRSVLREHFFDRPALEVAPELLGALVVSRSQRGVTAVRITEVEAYEGPDDPASHAFRGPNRTNRAEFGAPGTFYVYRTHAVHRCLNAVCGPGRRPASVLLRAGTVVEGPDVAQERRGPGVRARDLARGPANLARALGIADLRYDGQSACDGAAELFLAEPAGGVSSARVGRGPRTGVGGPAASYPWRFWMLGESSVSAYRAHPGSRQRRRAEG, encoded by the coding sequence ATGCCCGCCGCGTTGCGCCGCGATCGTCGCCCGGCCCCGGAAACGCTCACCCTGGGGCTCGAAAGTCCGTATCCGAGCACCCCACGGCAGCTTCTACGGCCATGGAGCAACGCAAGGAGAGCGCTGGGACGGAGGGGTCGCCGGATCCGGCGTCCCGGAATCTCGACAGGAGGCAGCGGCTTGACAGAGAACCTGACGGTCCCGGGCACGGGCGGGGCCGATCACGAGCAATTGCGGGCGTTCGATGAGCCGGGGGCTGCGTCGGCAGGGCGGTCCGTCTTGCGCGAGCACTTCTTCGACCGGCCCGCCCTCGAGGTGGCTCCCGAACTCCTGGGTGCTCTCGTGGTCTCGCGCTCGCAGCGCGGCGTGACGGCGGTGCGTATCACCGAGGTGGAGGCGTACGAGGGGCCGGACGATCCTGCCTCGCACGCGTTCCGGGGCCCGAACCGGACCAATCGAGCGGAGTTCGGGGCCCCGGGGACCTTCTATGTGTACCGGACGCACGCGGTGCATCGGTGCCTGAACGCCGTCTGCGGACCCGGGCGGCGTCCCGCTTCGGTGCTGCTCCGCGCCGGCACCGTCGTGGAGGGACCAGACGTCGCGCAAGAACGCCGGGGGCCTGGGGTACGGGCGCGCGACCTGGCGCGCGGCCCGGCCAACCTCGCGCGAGCGTTGGGCATCGCCGATCTCCGCTATGACGGACAGTCAGCATGCGACGGAGCGGCGGAGTTGTTCCTCGCGGAACCCGCCGGGGGCGTCTCGTCCGCTCGGGTCGGTCGAGGGCCGCGGACGGGGGTAGGCGGTCCTGCTGCTTCGTACCCCTGGCGCTTCTGGATGCTGGGCGAGTCGAGCGTCAGCGCCTATCGGGCACACCCGGGGTCCCGCCAACGGAGGCGGGCGGAGGGCTGA
- a CDS encoding IS701 family transposase — MDAHEVNRVRALLALYVADVFASVPRKDQRAKGDCYLRGLMLDGRRKSIQAMASRLPDGDEQNLQQFVNQSTWDPVPVQRRICERMLPLITPTAWVIDDVSVPKDGRMSVAVAPQYCGALGKRANCQVAVSVHAATDIASCPLQWRLFLPKEWAFDTDRRAVTRVPPEVTHREKWRLALDMLDTLAGWGMRPPVVVADAAYGTNAHLRAGLADRGIDYVLAVRADVTAHPFQEQPVAPTRNGPIGCWPQPCYRHPAPSVAALAAGLAQEAFTTVTWRNGSRGELRSRFAAVRIRPAGKAVERPIRAAASAEQGWWDGVPPDCWLLVEWPEEAEAPTDYWLSNLPADTAIRDLVRLAKVRWRIEHDYREFKHGLGLDHFEGRSWPGWHHHVTLVTAAHAFLTEQRLAPKVPGPDSPSTRSSTLSRTS; from the coding sequence GTGGACGCACACGAAGTGAACCGTGTCCGGGCACTGTTGGCGTTATACGTCGCTGATGTGTTCGCCTCGGTGCCGCGCAAGGACCAGCGAGCCAAGGGCGACTGCTACCTGCGGGGACTGATGCTGGACGGCCGCCGCAAGTCGATCCAGGCCATGGCCTCGCGGCTGCCGGACGGCGACGAACAGAACCTGCAGCAGTTCGTGAACCAGTCCACCTGGGATCCGGTGCCGGTGCAGCGGCGGATCTGCGAACGGATGCTGCCGCTCATCACCCCGACGGCCTGGGTGATCGACGACGTGTCGGTACCCAAGGACGGCCGGATGTCGGTCGCGGTGGCCCCGCAGTACTGCGGGGCCTTGGGCAAGCGTGCCAACTGCCAGGTCGCGGTCAGCGTCCACGCTGCCACCGACATCGCGTCCTGCCCGCTGCAATGGCGGCTGTTCCTGCCGAAGGAGTGGGCGTTCGACACCGACCGCAGGGCCGTCACCCGTGTCCCGCCCGAGGTCACGCACCGCGAGAAGTGGCGGCTGGCTCTGGACATGCTCGACACGCTGGCCGGCTGGGGCATGAGGCCGCCGGTCGTCGTGGCCGACGCGGCCTACGGCACCAACGCACACCTGCGGGCCGGCCTGGCAGACCGCGGCATCGACTACGTGCTGGCCGTCCGCGCGGACGTGACCGCCCACCCCTTCCAGGAACAGCCCGTTGCCCCGACCCGCAACGGGCCCATCGGATGCTGGCCACAGCCTTGCTATCGCCATCCCGCCCCGTCGGTGGCGGCCCTGGCCGCCGGTCTCGCGCAGGAGGCGTTCACCACCGTCACCTGGCGCAACGGCTCGCGAGGAGAGTTACGGTCCCGCTTCGCCGCCGTGCGTATCCGCCCTGCGGGCAAGGCCGTCGAGCGTCCGATCCGTGCCGCTGCCTCCGCCGAGCAGGGCTGGTGGGACGGGGTCCCGCCGGACTGCTGGCTTCTGGTTGAGTGGCCCGAAGAAGCCGAGGCTCCCACCGACTACTGGCTGTCCAACCTGCCGGCCGACACGGCGATCCGCGACCTGGTCCGTCTGGCCAAGGTCCGCTGGCGCATTGAGCACGACTACCGCGAGTTCAAGCACGGCCTGGGCCTGGACCACTTCGAAGGCCGGTCCTGGCCGGGCTGGCACCACCACGTCACCCTCGTGACCGCCGCCCATGCCTTCCTCACCGAACAGCGACTGGCCCCCAAAGTCCCCGGACCGGACTCACCCTCTACCAGATCCTCGACGCTCTCCAGGACATCTTGA
- a CDS encoding GlxA family transcriptional regulator, protein MKGRPSGRKPLLVTVLVFPGVRLLDVTGPIEVFTTANEFGGRYRVRTVSPDGADVVTAAGTGLRVDLAAAQVQAASDVVIIPGGPEWPSLIKDDALLEAIRALDAHGCRTASICTGAFLIAAAGLLDGRKATTHWRFADQLALRYPKVSVEADALFVRDGHIMTSAGVTSGIDLSLALVEEHLGADVARAVAKDMVVFMQRPGGQSQFSVRTHTPRVRQEMLRRVLDAVAEDPSAPHTLAAMARRAGVSTRHMTRLFHDEMSTTPARYVEQVRMEAAQAMLEDSDDPTATVARRTGFGSPESLRRAFTRNLGITPGAYRARFRTTHTAGHGKPA, encoded by the coding sequence ATGAAGGGCAGACCGTCAGGCAGGAAGCCGCTCCTGGTGACCGTGCTGGTCTTCCCCGGCGTACGGCTGCTTGACGTCACCGGCCCGATCGAGGTGTTCACGACAGCCAACGAATTCGGCGGCCGCTACCGCGTACGCACGGTCTCCCCTGACGGCGCCGACGTGGTCACCGCAGCCGGCACCGGACTGCGCGTCGACCTCGCTGCCGCGCAGGTACAGGCGGCCAGCGATGTGGTCATCATCCCCGGCGGCCCGGAGTGGCCCTCCCTCATCAAGGACGACGCCCTGCTGGAAGCCATCAGGGCGCTCGACGCACATGGTTGCCGCACCGCGTCCATCTGCACCGGAGCCTTCCTCATCGCCGCGGCCGGACTGCTCGACGGACGCAAGGCGACAACGCACTGGCGCTTCGCCGACCAGCTCGCCCTGCGCTACCCGAAGGTGAGCGTGGAAGCGGACGCACTGTTCGTACGCGACGGCCACATCATGACCTCCGCAGGCGTCACCTCGGGCATCGATCTCTCGCTCGCCCTGGTCGAGGAGCACCTCGGCGCCGACGTCGCCCGCGCCGTGGCCAAGGACATGGTCGTGTTCATGCAGCGGCCGGGCGGCCAGTCCCAGTTCAGTGTCCGCACCCACACCCCGCGCGTGAGACAGGAGATGCTGCGCCGGGTCCTGGACGCGGTCGCCGAGGACCCGTCCGCCCCGCACACCCTTGCCGCCATGGCGCGCCGGGCGGGTGTGAGCACCCGCCACATGACGCGCCTGTTCCACGACGAGATGAGCACGACCCCGGCCCGCTATGTCGAGCAGGTCCGCATGGAGGCCGCCCAGGCGATGCTGGAAGACAGCGACGACCCCACGGCCACGGTGGCCCGGCGCACCGGCTTCGGGTCACCGGAGTCGCTGCGCCGCGCCTTCACGCGCAACTTGGGCATCACGCCGGGGGCCTACCGAGCACGCTTCCGCACCACGCACACCGCCGGCCACGGCAAACCTGCCTGA
- a CDS encoding DinB family protein has product MTQRTDTPPTWDERTQLATFLDYARDTARAKCEGVSAEDARKAPLPSSPLMTLCGLISHLRWVEYYWFQVMFLGEELAGPLTEATDDDPDPEMRTAVDIPLPQLLAEYEEQSARYRRLVSDHELNSTAKRPISDGRHVDLRWVILHLIEETSRHNGHLDVVRELVDGWTGA; this is encoded by the coding sequence ATGACTCAACGAACCGACACGCCTCCCACGTGGGACGAGCGTACGCAGCTGGCCACCTTCCTGGACTACGCCCGTGATACCGCGCGAGCCAAGTGTGAGGGCGTGTCCGCCGAAGATGCTCGCAAGGCCCCACTCCCGAGTTCTCCGCTGATGACGTTGTGCGGGCTGATCAGTCATCTGCGGTGGGTCGAGTACTACTGGTTCCAAGTGATGTTCCTGGGCGAGGAGCTTGCGGGGCCGCTCACCGAGGCGACCGACGATGATCCCGATCCTGAGATGCGGACAGCAGTCGACATCCCGTTGCCCCAGCTTCTCGCCGAGTACGAGGAGCAGAGTGCCCGCTACCGTCGCCTGGTGTCCGACCACGAGCTGAACTCAACGGCCAAGCGTCCCATCAGCGACGGCCGCCACGTCGATCTCCGCTGGGTGATCCTCCACCTCATTGAGGAGACGTCCCGCCACAACGGCCACCTCGACGTCGTGCGTGAGCTCGTCGACGGGTGGACCGGCGCCTGA